Proteins encoded within one genomic window of Spodoptera frugiperda isolate SF20-4 chromosome 7, AGI-APGP_CSIRO_Sfru_2.0, whole genome shotgun sequence:
- the LOC118266400 gene encoding putative phosphatidate phosphatase, with protein MAVDRLIWKIILDFLVLACVAFPILGLALWATPYRRGYDVNDMSIRLPYKNQMISVSALAGAGFAFIVCTILLVEIVRDKKGSGPGERFLSGSVMPGWVWESYRTIGVFAFGASCQQLTSDFAKYVIGRLRPHFYEVCRPFPTANSTANILGYINDYTCGGSDTAKIQEARLSFPSSHASFSMYCAVFFIFYIQVKGKWRGSKLLRHAIQYAVLIAAWFVGLSRVQDNMHHWSDVGAGFLIGATFASLVFIYVLKPKKYGLPVVWEEPPLPTNTLPRAVLSSMGSTR; from the exons ATGGCAGTCGACAGGTTAATATGGAAGATTATACTGGATTTCCTTGTCTTGGCGTGCG TCGCCTTCCCGATCCTGGGGCTGGCGCTATGGGCGACGCCGTATCGTCGAGGGTACGACGTGAATGACATGTCGATACGATTGCCTTACAAGAACCAGATGATATCCGTCAGCGCTCTAGCCGGGGCAGGGTTCGCATTCATTGTTTGTACG ATTCTCCTAGTGGAAATAGTTCGAGACAAAAAAGGGTCGGGTCCTGGCGAGAGGTTCCTATCAGGGTCTGTGATGCCCGGCTGGGTCTGGGAGAGCTACCGAACTATTGGTGTCTTCGCCTTTGGAGCATCCTGCCAACAGCTCACGTCAGACTTCGCTAAATACGTTATTGGCAGACTAAGGCCGCATTTTTATGAA GTTTGCAGACCGTTCCCTACAGCCAACTCGACAGCGAACATTCTGGGGTACATCAATGACTATACATGTGGAGGGTCCGATACAGCCAAGATCCAAGAAGCCAGGCTGTCCTTCCCCAGCTCACACGCTAGTTTCTCCATGTACTGTGCTGTGTTCTTCATT TTCTACATCCAAGTGAAGGGCAAATGGCGCGGCTCGAAGCTGTTACGTCACGCGATACAGTACGCCGTGCTGATCGCTGCATGGTTCGTGGGCTTGTCTCGAGTCCAGGACAACATGCACCACTGGAGTGATGTCGGCGCCGGCTTCCTTATCGGAGCTACGTTTGCTTCTCTAGTG TTTATCTACGTACTAAAACCGAAGAAGTACGGTCTCCCAGTGGTCTGGGAGGAGCCTCCACTGCCAACGAACACATTGCCAAGAGCTGTGCTGTCATCAATGGGCTCCACGCGATGA